A stretch of Streptomyces vietnamensis DNA encodes these proteins:
- a CDS encoding response regulator transcription factor, translating into MRVILAEDSTLLREGLVRLLVEEGHEVLAAFGDAETLVAEVEARRPDVVVADIRMPPTHTDEGLRAAVEIRERLPETGVLVLSQYVERSYAARLLAAGAERVGYLLKDRVAQVEEFLDALERIHAGGAAIDPQVVHQLVVRSTHADPLARLTPREREVLEVLAQGYTNAAIARQLHLSLSAVEKYLNAVFDKLELHRADGYSRRILAVLRYLEA; encoded by the coding sequence GTGCGCGTGATCCTGGCCGAGGACTCGACCCTGCTGCGGGAGGGCCTGGTGCGGCTGCTCGTCGAGGAGGGGCACGAGGTGCTCGCCGCGTTCGGCGATGCGGAGACCCTCGTCGCCGAGGTGGAGGCGCGCCGCCCGGACGTCGTGGTCGCCGACATCCGGATGCCTCCGACCCACACCGACGAGGGGCTGCGGGCCGCCGTGGAGATCCGCGAGCGGCTGCCGGAGACGGGGGTGCTCGTGCTCTCCCAGTACGTCGAACGCAGCTACGCGGCCCGGCTGCTCGCCGCCGGCGCGGAACGCGTCGGCTACCTCCTCAAGGACCGGGTGGCGCAGGTCGAGGAGTTCCTCGACGCGCTGGAACGGATCCACGCGGGCGGGGCGGCGATCGACCCGCAGGTCGTGCACCAGCTCGTCGTCCGCAGCACCCACGCCGACCCGCTGGCCCGGCTCACCCCGCGCGAGCGGGAGGTCCTGGAGGTGCTGGCCCAGGGCTACACGAACGCGGCCATCGCCCGGCAGCTGCACCTCTCGCTGAGCGCGGTCGAGAAGTACCTCAATGCCGTCTTCGACAAGCTGGAGCTCCACCGGGCCGACGGCTACAGCCGCCGGATCCTGGCCGTGCTGCGTTATCTGGAGGCCTGA